One Prodigiosinella aquatilis DNA window includes the following coding sequences:
- the ubiD gene encoding 4-hydroxy-3-polyprenylbenzoate decarboxylase, whose protein sequence is MISMKYRDLREFLSLLEERGELKRINQPIDPYLEMTEIADRTLRAEGPALLFEKPKGYNMPVLCNLFGTPKRVAMGMGKEDVSALRDVGKLLAFLKEPEPPHGFRDLVDKLPTFRQVLNMPTKRLSEAPCQEIVWQGDDVDLSRIPVMHCWPGDAAPLITWGLTVTRGPFKDRLNLAIYRQQVLGKNKLIMRWLSHRGGALDYQEWCQEHPGKRFPVAVALGADPAMILAAVTPVPDTLSEYAFAGLLRGYKTEVVKCLSNDLDVPANAEIVLEGYIEPGELALEGPYGDHTGYYNEVDNFPVFTVTHITQRRDAIYHSTYTGRPPDEPAVMGVALNEVFVPILQKQFPEIVDFYLPPEGCSYRLAVVTMKKQYAGHAKRVMMGVWSFLRQFMYTKFVIVCDDDINARDWKDVIWAITTRMDPARDTLLVENTPIDYLDFASPFSGLGSKMGLDATNKWPGETQREWGHPIIKDPQVCARVDAIWDDLAIFSDSGKRR, encoded by the coding sequence ATGATCAGCATGAAATACCGTGACTTACGTGAGTTTCTCTCCTTGCTTGAAGAGAGGGGCGAATTAAAACGCATTAATCAGCCTATTGATCCTTATTTGGAGATGACTGAAATTGCTGATCGTACCCTGCGGGCTGAAGGCCCTGCGCTGCTGTTTGAAAAACCCAAAGGTTATAATATGCCGGTGCTTTGCAACCTGTTTGGTACACCTAAACGTGTTGCAATGGGAATGGGGAAGGAAGATGTCAGCGCATTGCGTGATGTTGGCAAGTTACTGGCTTTTTTGAAAGAACCGGAGCCACCACACGGTTTTCGAGATTTGGTGGATAAACTGCCTACGTTTCGTCAAGTGCTTAATATGCCGACAAAACGTTTATCTGAGGCACCTTGTCAGGAGATTGTATGGCAAGGGGATGACGTGGACTTGAGCCGTATTCCGGTGATGCACTGCTGGCCAGGGGATGCTGCTCCGCTGATCACCTGGGGATTGACGGTCACCCGCGGTCCGTTTAAGGATCGGCTGAATCTGGCTATTTACCGTCAACAGGTATTAGGAAAAAACAAGCTTATTATGCGCTGGTTATCTCATCGTGGCGGTGCGCTGGATTATCAGGAGTGGTGTCAGGAACATCCGGGGAAACGTTTCCCGGTTGCCGTGGCGTTAGGTGCTGACCCGGCGATGATCCTGGCGGCGGTGACACCTGTACCGGATACTCTTTCAGAGTACGCTTTCGCGGGCTTACTGCGTGGTTACAAAACTGAAGTCGTGAAATGTCTGTCCAATGATTTGGATGTTCCCGCCAATGCTGAAATTGTGCTTGAAGGTTATATTGAACCCGGAGAGTTGGCGCTTGAAGGTCCGTATGGCGATCATACCGGTTACTATAACGAGGTGGATAACTTTCCGGTGTTTACCGTCACACATATCACTCAACGGCGGGACGCGATTTACCATTCAACCTATACTGGGCGTCCACCGGATGAACCGGCTGTGATGGGCGTGGCATTGAACGAAGTTTTTGTCCCGATTCTGCAAAAGCAGTTTCCAGAAATTGTTGATTTCTATCTTCCTCCAGAGGGTTGTTCTTACCGTCTGGCGGTGGTTACTATGAAGAAGCAGTATGCCGGACATGCTAAACGGGTAATGATGGGTGTTTGGTCTTTCCTGCGGCAATTTATGTATACCAAGTTTGTTATTGTTTGTGACGATGATATCAATGCCCGCGACTGGAAAGATGTTATCTGGGCGATAACCACGCGCATGGATCCCGCTCGTGATACGCTTCTGGTTGAAAATACACCCATTGATTATCTGGATTTTGCTTCACCGTTTTCTGGATTAGGCTCCAAAATGGGGCTGGATGCTACCAATAAATGGCCAGGCGAAACACAACGTGAATGGGGACATCCAATTATAAAAGATCCTCAGGTATGTGCCCGTGTTGATGCTATCTGGGATGATTTGGCCATTTTTAGTGACAGCGGTAAACGACGTTAA
- a CDS encoding IMPACT family protein — MLVYPVPVSAVSYSEEVKKSRFITELSATDGIDAAKAFIQDIRKHHPAAAHHCWAFIAGAPNDSQQLGFSDDGEPAGTAGKPILAQLMGSGVGEITAVVVRYYGGVKLGTGGLVKAYGGGVQQALKLLVLKQKILLQEYHLQCEYSLLPQVESIVHYLGGKIVSSEYGADVRIRLALPVHTVDEAEMRLRDISRGVLHLLSISQ, encoded by the coding sequence ATGCTTGTTTATCCAGTTCCTGTCTCTGCAGTCAGCTATAGTGAAGAAGTTAAAAAAAGCCGTTTTATCACAGAATTAAGCGCTACTGACGGTATTGATGCGGCTAAGGCCTTTATTCAAGACATCAGGAAGCATCATCCGGCAGCTGCTCATCACTGCTGGGCATTTATCGCGGGTGCGCCTAATGATTCCCAGCAGCTTGGATTTTCTGATGATGGTGAGCCTGCCGGTACAGCCGGTAAACCTATATTGGCGCAACTGATGGGCAGCGGTGTCGGTGAAATTACCGCTGTTGTCGTGCGCTATTATGGTGGGGTGAAGTTGGGAACCGGAGGTTTGGTAAAGGCTTATGGCGGTGGTGTCCAGCAGGCATTAAAGCTGTTGGTACTAAAACAGAAGATATTGCTGCAAGAGTATCACCTGCAGTGCGAATATTCACTACTACCTCAGGTTGAATCAATAGTGCATTATCTGGGGGGGAAAATAGTATCAAGTGAGTATGGTGCGGACGTTAGGATCCGGCTGGCTCTCCCTGTCCATACTGTAGATGAAGCTGAGATGAGGTTGCGTGATATTAGCCGTGGGGTGTTACATTTACTGTCAATTTCACAATAA
- the fre gene encoding NAD(P)H-flavin reductase → MTTLSCKVTSVEAITDTVFRVRLLPSAPFSFRAGQYLMVVMDERDKRPFSMASIPMEKNFIELHIGASELNLYAMAVMERILKEKSLIVDIPYGDAWFREESDRPLILIAGGTGFSYTRSILLTALAQQPERSISFYWGGRERKYLYDLAELESLASQHTNLKVIPVVEQPDEHWHGRAGTVLSAVLQDFGSLAEYDIYIAGRFEMAKIARERFCNERGALVAHMFSDAFAFI, encoded by the coding sequence ATGACAACATTGAGCTGTAAAGTGACTTCGGTCGAAGCAATAACTGATACGGTTTTCCGGGTGCGTTTATTGCCTTCAGCCCCTTTTTCCTTCCGTGCTGGTCAGTATTTAATGGTAGTTATGGATGAACGGGATAAACGCCCATTCTCAATGGCTTCCATACCAATGGAAAAGAATTTTATTGAACTGCACATCGGGGCCTCTGAACTGAATCTGTATGCGATGGCGGTAATGGAGCGCATCCTGAAAGAGAAATCCCTGATAGTTGATATTCCTTATGGGGATGCCTGGTTCCGTGAGGAGAGTGATCGCCCATTGATACTGATTGCCGGTGGGACTGGATTTTCTTATACGCGTTCCATTTTGTTAACGGCGCTGGCGCAGCAGCCGGAGCGTTCAATCTCTTTTTATTGGGGCGGTCGTGAGCGCAAGTACCTGTATGATTTGGCTGAGTTGGAATCGCTGGCATCTCAGCATACCAATTTGAAGGTGATTCCGGTTGTTGAGCAACCGGACGAGCATTGGCATGGCCGAGCGGGTACGGTTTTAAGCGCTGTACTACAGGATTTTGGCTCATTGGCCGAGTATGATATCTATATTGCCGGTCGATTTGAGATGGCAAAGATTGCCCGTGAACGTTTCTGCAATGAGCGCGGAGCGCTGGTGGCGCATATGTTCAGTGATGCCTTTGCTTTTATCTGA
- the fadB gene encoding fatty acid oxidation complex subunit alpha FadB → MLYQGENLYVNWLEDSIAELVFSATGSVNKLDIQTVSSLGAALDILALQHDLKGLVLRSDKPAFIVGADITEFLSLFAAPKEKLHQWLTDANDIFSRLEDLPVPTISAIKGYALGGGCECVLATDFRIATADIRIGLPEVKLGIMPGFGGTVRLPRLLGADSALDIIAAGKDIGAEAALKVGLVDAVVADDKLVAAALLMLHQAIAGKLNWRAYRAPKLVPLKLGKVEATMSFATTKAMVMQTAGKHYPAPITAVKTIEAAAGLPRDAALRVETDNFVALTQTDAAHTLVGVFLNDQYVKGTAKKQVGSTSAPEEAAVVGAGIMGGGIAYQSALKGVPILMKDINETALTLGMNEAAKLLNKQLERGKLNAVKMAGIFSSIHPTLNYAGFERADVVVEAVVENPKVKASVLAETESHVHEDTVIVSNTSTIPIVKLAQALTRPQNFCGMHFFNPVHRMPLVEIIRGPQTDEKTISRVIAYALHMGKTPIVVNDCPGFFVNRVLFPYLAAFSLLMRDGADFREIDNVMERQFGWPMGPAYLLDVVGIDTAHHAQSVMAEGFPSRMDKNYRDVIDVLFEHQRFGQKNGVGFYRYQTDNKGKPHKEFDENIDELLATVCQARRRFSAEEIVSRLMIPMINEVALCLEENVIASPAEADMALIYGLGFPAFHGGACRYFDTLGSARYLEMAQPLSHMGPLYQIPESVRQKARNKEGYYPTVAPHADISHRQPA, encoded by the coding sequence ATGCTTTATCAAGGCGAAAACCTCTACGTTAACTGGCTTGAAGATAGCATTGCTGAGCTGGTATTTTCTGCTACAGGGTCAGTTAATAAACTCGATATACAGACAGTTAGTAGCCTCGGTGCTGCTCTGGATATACTGGCACTACAGCATGATCTAAAAGGTTTGGTACTGCGTTCGGACAAACCCGCGTTTATTGTCGGGGCAGATATTACCGAATTCCTCTCTTTATTTGCGGCCCCTAAAGAAAAACTGCACCAATGGCTGACGGATGCAAATGACATTTTCAGCCGCCTGGAGGATTTGCCAGTACCGACGATTTCTGCCATCAAAGGTTATGCTCTGGGTGGCGGCTGCGAATGCGTGCTGGCAACTGATTTCCGCATTGCTACTGCGGATATACGAATCGGCTTACCGGAAGTGAAGTTGGGGATCATGCCCGGCTTTGGCGGTACGGTTCGACTGCCTCGTTTGCTGGGTGCGGATAGCGCACTGGATATTATCGCCGCAGGTAAAGATATCGGTGCTGAAGCAGCACTGAAAGTTGGCCTGGTTGATGCCGTCGTCGCAGACGATAAACTGGTTGCGGCGGCGTTACTCATGTTGCATCAGGCAATTGCAGGAAAGTTGAACTGGCGTGCTTATCGCGCGCCCAAACTGGTACCGCTAAAACTCGGTAAAGTTGAAGCCACCATGAGTTTTGCTACTACCAAAGCCATGGTGATGCAAACCGCTGGAAAACATTATCCCGCCCCGATCACTGCGGTAAAAACCATTGAAGCGGCAGCGGGTTTGCCGCGTGATGCCGCCCTGCGCGTTGAAACAGATAACTTTGTCGCCCTCACACAAACTGATGCTGCCCATACTCTGGTGGGAGTATTTCTGAATGATCAGTATGTTAAGGGAACAGCGAAAAAACAGGTGGGGAGTACTTCCGCCCCCGAGGAGGCCGCCGTCGTAGGTGCAGGGATCATGGGTGGCGGTATCGCCTACCAATCGGCATTAAAAGGCGTTCCTATCCTGATGAAAGATATTAATGAAACCGCGCTGACACTTGGTATGAATGAGGCAGCCAAACTACTGAATAAGCAACTGGAACGCGGAAAGCTCAATGCCGTAAAAATGGCGGGTATTTTTTCCAGTATTCATCCCACCTTAAATTACGCCGGTTTTGAACGTGCCGATGTGGTCGTCGAAGCCGTGGTAGAAAACCCCAAAGTGAAGGCCAGCGTATTGGCTGAAACTGAATCCCACGTCCATGAAGATACAGTGATAGTGTCCAACACCTCGACCATTCCGATTGTGAAACTGGCCCAGGCACTGACGCGGCCACAGAACTTCTGCGGTATGCATTTTTTTAATCCGGTTCACCGGATGCCGTTGGTAGAAATCATTCGGGGTCCGCAAACTGACGAAAAAACCATTTCCCGTGTTATCGCTTATGCGCTCCACATGGGGAAAACCCCTATCGTGGTGAATGATTGCCCGGGATTTTTCGTTAACCGTGTCCTGTTTCCCTACCTTGCCGCTTTCAGTCTACTGATGCGTGACGGCGCGGATTTTCGTGAAATTGATAACGTGATGGAACGACAATTTGGCTGGCCAATGGGACCGGCATACCTGCTGGATGTCGTGGGAATCGATACAGCCCACCATGCCCAATCCGTTATGGCAGAAGGCTTTCCCTCACGTATGGACAAAAATTACCGCGACGTTATTGACGTGTTATTTGAACATCAGCGGTTTGGTCAAAAAAATGGAGTGGGCTTTTATCGTTATCAGACCGACAACAAGGGCAAACCACACAAAGAATTCGATGAAAATATTGATGAGCTGCTGGCCACAGTTTGTCAGGCACGTCGTCGCTTCAGTGCCGAAGAGATCGTCTCCCGCCTGATGATCCCGATGATTAACGAAGTGGCGCTCTGTCTGGAAGAAAACGTGATCGCCAGTCCGGCTGAAGCAGATATGGCACTGATCTATGGCCTGGGATTTCCAGCGTTCCACGGTGGAGCCTGCCGCTATTTCGACACCCTGGGCAGCGCGCGTTATCTGGAGATGGCTCAGCCACTGTCACACATGGGGCCGCTCTATCAAATTCCTGAAAGCGTGCGGCAAAAAGCCAGAAATAAAGAAGGTTATTATCCGACTGTCGCGCCTCACGCCGACATCTCCCATCGTCAACCAGCATAA
- the rfaH gene encoding transcription/translation regulatory transformer protein RfaH, with translation MEVWYLLYCKRGQLLRARSHLERQEVTCLSPMITLEKMVRGKRIEVSEPLFPNYLFVEFDPERIHTTTISATRGVSHFVRFGALPATIPQNVIDELSQYQIQILTDPKTPQPGDQVMIMEGIFSGLQAIYTEPDGEARSMLLLNLLNKQVKQSIDNRQFKKI, from the coding sequence ATGGAAGTCTGGTATCTGCTTTATTGTAAACGCGGTCAATTGTTACGCGCGAGATCGCACCTGGAGCGCCAGGAAGTAACGTGCCTAAGCCCAATGATTACGCTGGAAAAAATGGTGCGAGGGAAGCGTATTGAAGTCAGCGAACCGCTATTCCCCAACTATTTGTTTGTGGAGTTCGATCCCGAACGGATTCACACCACAACCATCAGCGCGACACGTGGTGTAAGCCATTTTGTTCGTTTTGGTGCATTGCCGGCCACTATTCCGCAGAATGTGATCGACGAACTGTCTCAATATCAAATCCAGATTTTGACTGACCCTAAAACACCGCAACCCGGCGATCAGGTAATGATTATGGAGGGCATATTCAGTGGGCTGCAGGCTATCTATACCGAACCTGATGGAGAAGCACGTTCTATGCTACTGCTTAATCTGCTGAACAAACAGGTCAAGCAGAGCATTGATAACCGGCAATTCAAAAAGATTTAG
- the pepQ gene encoding Xaa-Pro dipeptidase translates to METMTSLYQQHLVTLQQRTQAVLARHNLDALLIHSGELLTVFLDDHDYPFKVNPQFKAWLPVTQVPNCWLWVDGVNPPKLWFYSPVDYWHNVAPMPESFWTNDIDMTVLRRVDDIGQLLPTPLQRVAYIGYVPQRALTLGFNPENINPQGVLDYLHYYRAYKTDYELACMREAQKTVVAGHRAAYDAFQSGMSEFDINLAYLAATGHRDTDVPYSNIVALNEHAAVLHYTQLEHRAPAKIRSFLIDAGAEYNGYAADITRTYSAQSDNDFAALVKDLNHEQQALIETMKVGVRYTDYHLQMHHRIASLLKKHQLVSDMSEEAIVDAGITSPFLPHGLGHPLGLQVHDVAGFMQDDTGTSLAAPTQHPYLRCTRVLEPRMVLTIEPGLYFINSLLEPWRHGNFRQHFNWQKIDALQLFGGIRIEDNIVMHENRVENITRALNLN, encoded by the coding sequence ATGGAAACGATGACTTCTCTGTATCAGCAACATTTGGTGACCTTGCAGCAACGTACGCAGGCCGTTTTGGCGCGTCATAATCTTGATGCTTTACTGATTCATTCCGGAGAACTGTTGACGGTGTTTCTGGATGATCATGATTACCCGTTTAAGGTTAACCCACAGTTCAAAGCTTGGTTGCCGGTGACACAAGTACCTAATTGCTGGTTATGGGTGGACGGTGTTAACCCACCAAAGCTGTGGTTTTACTCTCCGGTTGATTACTGGCATAACGTTGCACCGATGCCGGAAAGTTTCTGGACTAATGACATTGATATGACTGTATTGCGTCGCGTTGATGATATCGGTCAATTGTTGCCGACACCACTCCAGCGAGTCGCCTATATCGGCTATGTTCCACAACGTGCACTCACTCTTGGTTTTAATCCGGAAAATATTAATCCGCAAGGTGTGCTGGATTATCTGCATTACTATCGTGCCTATAAAACCGATTATGAACTTGCCTGCATGCGTGAAGCGCAGAAAACGGTGGTTGCAGGTCATCGTGCTGCATATGATGCTTTTCAGTCTGGTATGAGTGAGTTCGATATTAATCTGGCCTATCTGGCGGCCACCGGCCACCGTGACACCGATGTGCCTTACAGTAATATCGTTGCATTAAATGAACATGCCGCTGTATTGCATTACACTCAACTGGAACATCGGGCACCTGCGAAAATCCGTAGTTTCCTGATTGATGCCGGTGCAGAGTACAACGGTTATGCGGCGGATATCACCCGCACTTATTCTGCTCAGAGTGACAATGATTTTGCTGCCTTGGTGAAGGATTTAAACCATGAGCAGCAAGCATTGATTGAAACCATGAAGGTGGGTGTCCGTTACACTGATTACCATCTTCAGATGCATCACCGTATCGCCAGTTTATTGAAAAAACATCAATTGGTGAGTGATATGAGTGAAGAAGCCATAGTTGATGCCGGAATAACCAGCCCGTTCCTGCCACATGGGTTGGGGCATCCGTTAGGATTACAGGTGCATGATGTCGCCGGTTTTATGCAGGACGATACCGGTACATCCCTGGCGGCACCCACTCAGCATCCGTACCTGCGTTGTACCCGGGTTCTTGAACCCCGTATGGTTCTGACAATTGAGCCGGGGCTTTATTTTATCAATTCGCTGTTGGAACCATGGCGTCACGGTAATTTCCGCCAGCATTTTAATTGGCAGAAAATTGATGCATTGCAGCTATTTGGCGGTATTCGCATCGAAGATAATATAGTGATGCATGAGAATCGCGTTGAGAATATAACTCGGGCGTTGAACCTGAACTGA
- the hemB gene encoding porphobilinogen synthase, whose amino-acid sequence MSNAFPGTFPGRRMRRIRRHDFSRRLVAEHQVTVNDLIYPVFVMEGNHDRQEVPSMPGVYRLTIDEVVKEAEIISKLGIPVLSLFPVIEADKKSLHAEESYNPNGLVQRAVRALKDAVPELGLLTDVALDPYTTHGQDGVIDEQGYVVNDITKEILVRQALSHAEAGAEIVAPSDMMDGRIGAIRETLETRGLFNTQIMAYSAKYASCYYGPFRDALGSSGNLKGSNKKTYQMDPANSDEALQEIAQDLQEGADMVMVKPGMPYLDVVRRVKDTFGVPTFAYQVSGEYAMQMAAIQNGWLQEQPLVMESLLCFKRAGADGVLTYFAKRVAQWLHDQHLER is encoded by the coding sequence ATGAGCAATGCTTTTCCCGGTACGTTTCCCGGACGGCGGATGCGCCGTATTCGTCGTCATGATTTCAGCCGTCGCCTGGTGGCTGAACATCAGGTAACCGTGAATGATCTGATCTATCCCGTGTTTGTCATGGAGGGAAATCATGACCGACAGGAAGTCCCTTCCATGCCGGGAGTCTATCGGCTGACAATAGATGAAGTTGTGAAAGAAGCCGAAATCATCTCCAAACTGGGTATCCCTGTTCTGTCGTTATTTCCGGTGATTGAGGCGGATAAAAAATCACTTCACGCCGAGGAATCATATAACCCTAATGGGTTGGTTCAACGCGCGGTGCGCGCCCTCAAAGATGCGGTTCCTGAATTAGGTCTACTGACTGATGTGGCACTCGATCCTTACACCACTCACGGTCAGGATGGCGTCATTGACGAACAGGGTTATGTGGTCAATGACATCACCAAAGAGATACTAGTTCGTCAGGCATTATCCCATGCTGAAGCGGGTGCCGAAATTGTGGCGCCCAGCGATATGATGGATGGGCGTATCGGTGCTATTCGTGAAACCCTGGAAACACGAGGGTTGTTTAACACCCAGATTATGGCGTATTCCGCTAAATATGCTTCCTGTTACTACGGGCCTTTTCGTGATGCATTGGGTTCCTCAGGTAATCTGAAAGGTAGCAATAAAAAAACCTACCAGATGGATCCGGCTAACAGTGATGAAGCATTGCAGGAGATCGCCCAGGATCTGCAGGAAGGGGCCGATATGGTAATGGTAAAACCGGGTATGCCTTATCTGGATGTGGTCCGCCGTGTGAAAGATACGTTTGGTGTTCCCACATTTGCTTATCAGGTTTCAGGGGAATATGCCATGCAGATGGCAGCGATCCAGAATGGGTGGCTGCAGGAGCAGCCGTTGGTAATGGAATCACTGTTGTGTTTTAAACGGGCAGGCGCGGACGGTGTATTGACTTACTTTGCCAAGCGAGTGGCACAGTGGTTACATGATCAGCATCTGGAACGCTAA
- the trkH gene encoding Trk system potassium transporter TrkH translates to MHLRAITRIVGLLVILFSGTMFIPGLVALIYRDGAGRAFTQTFIVALIIGLILWLPNRKQKHELKTREGFLIVVLIWTVLGSVGALPFLFAEHPSMTVTDAFFESFSGLTTTGATTLVGLDSMPKAILFYRQMLQWMGGMGIIVLAVAILPILGVGGMQLYRAEMPGPLKDNKIRPRIAETAKTLWLIYVLLTIICAISLWLAGMSVFDAISHSFSTISIGGFSTHDASIGYFNSPTINTIIAVFLLISGCNFSLHFAVLSGRSLKVYWRDSEFRMFISVQISLVVICTLILWFHDVYKSGIETLNQAFFQVVSMATTAGFTTGSFSNWPLFLPVLLLCSAFIGGCAGSTGGGLKVIRILLLFLQGSRELKRLVHPNAVYTIKLGYRALPERILEAVWGFFSAYTLVFIVSMLAIIATGVDDFSAFAAVAATLNNLGPGLGAVADNFTSMNDAAKWILIVTMLFGRLEVFTLLVLFTPTFWRE, encoded by the coding sequence ATGCACTTGCGTGCCATAACCCGCATTGTTGGCCTGCTGGTCATACTTTTTTCCGGAACGATGTTTATTCCCGGGTTGGTCGCCCTGATTTATCGTGATGGTGCCGGTCGGGCTTTTACTCAGACATTTATCGTCGCCCTGATCATCGGTCTTATCCTGTGGTTGCCCAATCGCAAGCAAAAGCATGAACTCAAAACCCGCGAGGGATTTTTGATAGTGGTGCTTATCTGGACGGTATTGGGTAGCGTAGGCGCATTGCCTTTTCTCTTCGCCGAACATCCCAGTATGACGGTAACGGATGCTTTCTTTGAGTCTTTTTCCGGTCTGACAACGACAGGTGCAACCACGTTGGTGGGGCTGGATTCGATGCCGAAAGCCATCCTGTTTTATCGGCAAATGCTGCAATGGATGGGGGGGATGGGAATCATTGTGCTGGCAGTGGCTATTCTGCCAATCCTCGGTGTCGGGGGGATGCAGCTTTATCGTGCCGAAATGCCAGGACCATTGAAAGACAACAAGATACGTCCGCGCATTGCTGAAACGGCTAAAACACTGTGGTTGATTTACGTCTTGCTGACCATCATCTGCGCGATATCACTCTGGCTGGCCGGGATGTCGGTGTTTGATGCTATCAGTCATAGCTTTTCAACCATCTCTATTGGTGGATTTTCTACTCATGATGCCAGTATTGGGTATTTCAACAGTCCGACCATTAACACGATCATTGCCGTATTCCTTTTGATTTCAGGTTGTAATTTCAGTCTGCATTTTGCTGTACTCAGTGGTCGAAGCCTTAAAGTCTATTGGCGTGATTCCGAGTTCCGTATGTTTATTAGCGTACAGATATCACTGGTGGTTATCTGTACGCTAATACTGTGGTTCCATGATGTGTATAAAAGCGGTATCGAAACACTCAATCAGGCTTTTTTCCAGGTAGTATCGATGGCAACGACGGCGGGCTTCACTACTGGAAGTTTTTCAAACTGGCCACTGTTTTTGCCTGTTCTGTTACTATGCTCGGCGTTCATCGGTGGCTGTGCCGGTTCTACTGGTGGTGGTCTGAAAGTTATTCGTATTTTGCTGCTGTTTTTACAAGGCTCCCGAGAACTGAAACGCTTAGTGCATCCGAATGCGGTTTATACCATTAAGCTTGGTTATCGAGCGTTACCTGAGCGTATACTCGAAGCCGTATGGGGCTTTTTTTCAGCTTATACGCTGGTATTTATTGTCAGTATGCTGGCTATTATTGCGACTGGCGTCGATGATTTTTCCGCTTTTGCTGCTGTAGCGGCGACATTGAATAACCTCGGGCCTGGGCTGGGTGCGGTAGCTGATAATTTTACTTCCATGAATGACGCTGCAAAGTGGATTTTGATCGTAACAATGTTGTTTGGCCGTCTGGAAGTATTCACACTGCTGGTACTATTTACTCCTACTTTTTGGCGGGAATAA
- the fadA gene encoding acetyl-CoA C-acyltransferase FadA yields MEKVVIVDAVRTPMGRSKAGAFRQVRSEDLSAHLMRSLLSRNPALKADSIDDIYWGCVQQTLEQGFNIARNAALLAEIPHTVPAVTVNRLCGSSMQALHDAARAIMVGDAQVCLIGGVEHMGHVPMSHGVDFHPGLSKTVAKAAAMMGLTAEMLARVHHISREMQDAFSARSHQRAYAATQSGAFHKEIIPTTGHNADGVLLCFEDDEVIRPDTDIATLAALKPVFDPINGTVTAGSSSALSDGAAAILMMSESRASALELAPRAYIRAMAVVGCEPSIMGYGPVPATQLALKRAGLSISDIGLFELNEAFAAQTLPCIKDLGLLDVMDEKVNLNGGAIALGHPLGCSGARISTTLINLMERHDVQFGIATMCIGFGQGIATVFERI; encoded by the coding sequence ATGGAAAAAGTAGTGATTGTTGACGCTGTGAGAACCCCAATGGGGCGATCCAAAGCGGGAGCATTCCGTCAGGTACGATCTGAGGATCTATCTGCACATCTGATGCGCAGTCTGTTAAGCCGAAATCCTGCGCTGAAAGCGGATAGTATCGACGACATTTACTGGGGCTGTGTGCAACAAACACTGGAGCAGGGATTTAATATCGCCCGTAATGCGGCTCTGCTGGCAGAAATTCCTCATACCGTACCCGCCGTGACGGTTAACCGTTTATGTGGTTCTTCCATGCAGGCGCTACACGACGCAGCGCGGGCCATTATGGTAGGCGATGCCCAGGTTTGCCTGATTGGTGGTGTTGAACATATGGGCCATGTGCCTATGAGCCACGGTGTGGATTTTCATCCTGGTCTGAGCAAAACGGTGGCAAAAGCCGCTGCCATGATGGGGCTGACAGCAGAGATGCTGGCACGAGTACACCATATCAGCCGTGAAATGCAGGATGCATTTTCCGCCCGCTCCCATCAGCGTGCCTATGCTGCCACACAGTCCGGTGCGTTCCACAAAGAAATCATTCCCACTACCGGCCACAATGCCGATGGGGTTTTACTGTGTTTTGAAGATGATGAAGTCATCCGTCCTGATACCGACATTGCCACTCTGGCAGCACTTAAACCCGTATTTGACCCGATAAACGGTACCGTAACTGCAGGTAGTTCATCCGCGCTTTCCGATGGCGCAGCAGCCATATTGATGATGAGTGAATCCCGCGCCAGCGCACTGGAATTAGCGCCAAGAGCATACATTCGTGCGATGGCCGTTGTGGGTTGCGAACCCTCTATTATGGGATATGGACCCGTGCCAGCCACACAGTTGGCACTGAAACGCGCCGGGCTGAGCATTAGTGATATCGGACTGTTTGAGCTGAATGAAGCCTTTGCTGCACAAACGTTACCGTGCATAAAAGATCTGGGTTTACTGGATGTGATGGACGAAAAGGTAAACCTCAACGGTGGAGCCATCGCGCTTGGTCATCCACTGGGATGCTCTGGAGCGCGTATCTCTACTACACTAATTAATCTGATGGAACGGCATGATGTCCAATTTGGCATAGCCACCATGTGTATTGGTTTCGGCCAAGGTATCGCCACCGTTTTTGAACGTATCTGA